From Streptomyces zhihengii, the proteins below share one genomic window:
- a CDS encoding FtsB family cell division protein, producing the protein MARRPPGDQDRFSTATRIRLLGEQTAARVYRSQNRRQARRSRLTGRAAFLALVVCSLVVALAYPIRQYVSQRAEIAEQERLMEEARDEVERLRDEKARLQDDMYVRRLAREHLHYVFPGETSYTVIDPEAAEERRADDGAADRPWYSNVWNGVDEADRE; encoded by the coding sequence ATGGCCCGCAGGCCGCCGGGGGACCAGGACCGGTTCTCCACCGCGACCAGGATCCGGCTGCTCGGCGAGCAGACCGCGGCCCGCGTCTACCGGTCCCAGAACCGCCGCCAGGCACGCCGCTCCCGGCTCACCGGCCGGGCCGCCTTCCTCGCGCTGGTCGTCTGCTCGCTGGTCGTGGCGCTCGCCTACCCGATACGGCAGTACGTCTCCCAGCGCGCGGAGATCGCCGAGCAGGAACGCCTCATGGAGGAGGCCCGTGACGAGGTCGAGCGCCTCCGGGACGAGAAGGCCCGCCTCCAGGACGACATGTACGTCCGGCGGCTCGCCCGCGAGCACCTGCACTACGTCTTCCCCGGCGAGACCTCCTACACGGTGATCGACCCGGAGGCGGCCGAGGAGCGGCGCGCGGACGACGGCGCCGCCGACCGGCCCTGGTACTCGAACGTGTGGAACGGCGTCGACGAGGCCGACCGCGAGTAG
- the eno gene encoding phosphopyruvate hydratase codes for MPSIDVVVAREILDSRGNPTVEVEVGLDDGSTGRAAVPSGASTGAFEALELRDGDQNRYQGKGVEKAVLAVIEQIGPELVGYDATEQRLIDQAMFDLDATPDKSSLGANAILGVSLAVAHAASEASDLPLFRYLGGPNAHLLPVPMMNILNGGSHADSNVDIQEFMIAPIGAESFSEALRWGTEVYHTLKKVLKTKGLSTGLGDEGGFAPNLDSNRAALDLILEAIKEAGYAPGKDIALALDVAASEFYKDGVYEFEGKSRSAAEMTEYYEELVASYPLVSIEDPLFEDDWAGWKVLTDKLGTKVQIVGDDLFVTNPERLARGIEDGAANALLVKVNQIGSLTETLDAVELAQRNGFKCMMSHRSGETEDVTIADLAVATNCGQIKTGAPARSERVAKYNQLLRIEEILDDAAVYAGRSAFPRFRFAD; via the coding sequence GTGCCGTCCATCGACGTCGTCGTAGCCCGGGAAATCCTCGACTCCCGAGGCAACCCCACGGTCGAGGTCGAGGTTGGCCTCGACGACGGCAGCACGGGTCGTGCTGCCGTTCCGTCCGGCGCCTCCACCGGTGCGTTCGAGGCCCTCGAGCTCCGCGACGGTGACCAGAACCGCTACCAGGGCAAGGGCGTCGAGAAGGCCGTCCTCGCCGTCATCGAGCAGATCGGCCCGGAGCTCGTCGGCTACGACGCCACCGAGCAGCGGCTGATCGACCAGGCGATGTTCGACCTGGACGCCACCCCGGACAAGTCCTCGCTCGGCGCCAACGCCATCCTCGGCGTCTCCCTCGCCGTCGCGCACGCCGCCTCCGAGGCGTCCGACCTCCCGCTCTTCCGCTACCTGGGCGGCCCGAACGCGCACCTGCTGCCCGTTCCGATGATGAACATCCTGAACGGCGGCTCGCACGCCGACTCCAACGTGGACATCCAGGAGTTCATGATCGCGCCCATCGGCGCCGAGTCCTTCTCCGAGGCCCTGCGCTGGGGCACCGAGGTCTACCACACCCTCAAGAAGGTGCTGAAGACCAAGGGCCTGTCCACCGGCCTCGGCGACGAGGGCGGCTTCGCGCCGAACCTCGACTCCAACCGCGCCGCCCTCGACCTCATCCTCGAGGCCATCAAGGAGGCCGGCTACGCCCCGGGCAAGGACATCGCCCTGGCGCTCGACGTGGCCGCGTCCGAGTTCTACAAGGACGGCGTCTACGAGTTCGAGGGCAAGTCCCGCTCGGCCGCCGAGATGACCGAGTACTACGAGGAGCTCGTCGCCTCCTACCCGCTGGTCTCCATCGAGGACCCGCTGTTCGAGGACGACTGGGCCGGCTGGAAGGTCCTCACCGACAAGCTCGGCACCAAGGTGCAGATCGTCGGCGACGACCTCTTCGTCACCAACCCGGAGCGCCTGGCCCGCGGCATCGAGGACGGCGCCGCCAACGCCCTGCTCGTCAAGGTCAACCAGATCGGCTCGCTGACCGAGACCCTGGACGCCGTCGAGCTCGCCCAGCGCAACGGCTTCAAGTGCATGATGTCCCACCGCTCCGGCGAGACCGAGGACGTCACCATCGCCGACCTGGCCGTCGCCACCAACTGCGGCCAGATCAAGACCGGCGCCCCGGCCCGCTCCGAGCGCGTCGCCAAGTACAACCAGCTCCTGCGCATCGAGGAGATCCTCGACGACGCCGCGGTGTACGCGGGCCGCTCCGCCTTCCCGCGGTTCCGCTTCGCGGACTAG
- a CDS encoding LysM peptidoglycan-binding domain-containing protein, translating to MLRSGIAKHRRPSKFARVAAFAGVTGAVIAAPLLGAGSASAATASEWDKVAQCESGGDWSINTGNGYYGGLQFSASTWAAYGGTAYASTADQASKAQQIAVAEKVLAGQGKGAWPSCGVGLSSASYDGGAAEQPAEKPAEKRAEAPTTRSERAEAPAPKKAAEAKSFKKGDGEYKVVAGDTLSSIATAEKVEGGWKKLFELNKDVVEDADVIHPGQQLHLR from the coding sequence GCGTTCGCCGGCGTCACCGGCGCCGTCATCGCCGCCCCGCTGCTGGGTGCCGGCTCCGCCTCGGCCGCGACCGCCTCCGAGTGGGACAAGGTCGCCCAGTGCGAGTCCGGCGGCGACTGGTCCATCAACACGGGCAACGGCTACTACGGCGGCCTGCAGTTCTCCGCCTCCACCTGGGCGGCCTACGGCGGCACCGCCTACGCGTCCACCGCCGACCAGGCCAGCAAGGCCCAGCAGATAGCCGTCGCCGAGAAGGTCCTCGCCGGCCAGGGCAAGGGTGCCTGGCCGAGCTGCGGCGTCGGCCTGTCCAGCGCCTCCTACGACGGCGGCGCCGCCGAGCAGCCCGCCGAGAAGCCCGCCGAGAAGCGCGCCGAGGCCCCGACCACCCGCTCCGAGCGCGCCGAGGCCCCCGCGCCGAAGAAGGCCGCCGAGGCCAAGAGCTTCAAGAAGGGCGACGGCGAGTACAAGGTCGTGGCCGGCGACACCCTCAGCTCGATCGCCACGGCCGAGAAGGTCGAGGGCGGCTGGAAGAAGCTGTTCGAGCTCAACAAGGACGTCGTCGAGGACGCCGACGTGATCCACCCGGGCCAGCAGCTCCACCTGCGCTGA